A genome region from Oryzias melastigma strain HK-1 linkage group LG12, ASM292280v2, whole genome shotgun sequence includes the following:
- the rfx3 gene encoding transcription factor RFX3 isoform X1, producing MQTPEAGADSTSTVPLQTTVPVQPTGSTQQVPVQQQAQTVQQVQHVYPAQVQYVEENSGVYTNGNIRTYSYSEPQLYSQNSGGSYFDTQGSSSQVSTVVTTHGLTNNGGGGTGGMSMGLAGGQVISSSSGGYLMDNAGPHPATQTARASPATIEMAIETLQKSEGLSSQRSSLLNSHLQWLLDNYETAEGVSLPRSTLYNHYLRHCQEQKLDPVNAASFGKLIRSIFMGLRTRRLGTRGNSKYHYYGIRVKPDSPLNRLQEDMQYMALRQQPVQQKQRFKPVQKFDSSSGENYSGGGQHHPGAAEQTVIAQSQHHQQFIDASRALPDFVELDLGQSNTENISSEDVKALQSLYREHCEAILDVVVNLQFSLIEKLWQTFWRYSPPETVEGATVTENSSISEIEARLPRARLLVLCRNEAVLKWMSTCDHLMYQALVEILIPDVLRPIPSALTQAIRNFAKSLEGWLNNAMNAIPQRMIQTKIAVVSAFAQTLRRYTSLNHLAQAARAVLQNTSQINQMLSDLNRVDFANVQEQASWVCQCEETVVQHLEQDFKATLQQQSSLEQWAAWLDNVVTQVLKPYEHRPSFPRAARQFLLKWSFYSSMVIRDLTLRSAASFGSFHLIRLLYDEYMFYLVEHRVAQATGETPIGVMGEFDSLNTLSLANIDKDETSGMDSDLEEYSGESGEPLAKREKSEHEVIQVIQVGALEDGSHPVVGVVQPSVLHSLPQPQQDHTEHILTPPTGTPTIRHCTGNTYASV from the exons ATGCAGACCCCTGAGGCGGGCGCTGACTCCACCTCCACTGTCCCTCTTCAGACCACTGTGCCTGTCCAGCCTACTGGCTCCACCCAGCAGGTGCCTGTCCAGCAGCAG GCCCAGACTGTTCAGCAGGTTCAGCATGTTTACCCAGCACAGGTGCAGTATGTGGAGGAAAACAGTGGCGTCTACACCAACGGCAACAT AAGGACTTACTCGTACTCAGAGCCGCAGCTGTACAGCCAGAACAGTGGAGGGAGCTACTTCGACACGCAGGGGAGCTCGTCGCAGGTGTCCACTGTGGTGACTACCCACGGCCTGACCAAcaatggaggaggaggaaccgGAGGAATGAGCATGGGTCTCGCAGGGGGTCAAGTAATCAGCAGCAGTTCAGGGGGTTACCTGATGGACAATGCTGGACCCCACCCTGCCACGCAGACGGCACGAGCCTCCCCGGCCACT ATTGAAATGGCGATTGAGACGCTCCAAAAATCTGAGGGTTTATCCAGTCAGAGAAGCTCGCTGCTCAACAGCCAT CTCCAGTGGCTGCTGGACAATTATGAGACAGCAGAGGGGGTGAGTCTACCGCGGTCTACCCTCTACAATCATTATCTCCGCCACTGCCAGGAGCAGAAGCTGGACCCCGTTAATGCAGCCTCATTTGGCAAACTAATTCGCTCCATCTTCATGGGACTCCGCACACGGCGCCTTGGAACAAG AGGGAACTCCAAATATCACTACTATGGTATACGTGTGAAACCAGATTCACCGCTAAATAGACTTCAAGAAGACATGCAGTACATGGCTCTGAGGCAGCAGCCTGTTCAGCAGAAACAGAG GTTCAAGCCGGTGCAGAAGTTTGACAGCAGCTCTGGGGAGAATTACTCAGGTGGAGGCCAGCATCATCCTGGTGCAGCAGAGCAGACGGTCATTGCACAGAGCCAGCACCACCAGCAGTTCATAG ATGCATCACGGGCACTCCCTGACTTTGTTGAGCTGGACCTGGGACAGAGCAATACGGAGAACATCAGCTCAGAGGATGTGAAAGCTCTCCAGTCCCTTTACAGAGAGCACTGTGAG GCAATCCTTGATGTAGTTGTCAACCTTCAGTTCAGCCTAATTGAGAAGCTGTGGCAGACATTCTGGCGTTATTCTCCCCCTGAAACAGTAGAGGGCGCCACTGTAACAGAAAACAG CAGCATAAGCGAGATTGAAGCCCGACTCCCTCGAGCACGGCTGCTGGTGCTGTGCAGAAATGAGGCAGTTCTGAAGTGGATGAGCACCTGTGACCATTTAATGTACCAGGCCCTCGTGGAGATCCTTATTCCTGATGTCCTGAGACCCATTCCCA gtgCCTTGACTCAAGCCATTCGCAACTTTGCCAAAAGCCTGGAAGGTTGGCTTAATAATGCCATGAATGCCATTCCGCAGAGAATGATCCAGACCAAG ATTGCCGTTGTTAGTGCCTTTGCGCAAACGTTGCGCAGATATACGTCACTGAACCACCTGGCTCAGGCGGCACGCGCTGTGTTGCAGAACACATCCCAGATCAACCAGATGCTGAGTGATCTGAACCGTGTTGACTTTGCCAACGTACAG GAGCAGGCATCATGGGTGTGCCAGTGTGAGGAGACGGTGGTTCAGCACTTGGAGCAGGACTTCAAGGCcacgctgcagcagcagagctccCTGGAGCAGTGGGCAGCCTGGCTGGATAATGTGGTCACCCAGGTGCTGAAGCCCTATGAGCACAGGCCCAGTTTCCCCAGAGCAGCTCGACAGTTCCTGCTCAAATGGTCCTTCTACAg CTCTATGGTGATCAGGGACCTGACTCTGCGCAGTGCTGCCAGCTTTGGTTCCTTTCACCTGATTCGCCTGCTGTATGATGAGTACATGTTTTACCTGGTGGAACATCGGGTGGCTCAAGCTACCGGAGAGACGCCTATTGGTGTAATGGGCGAG tTTGACAGCCTCAACACCTTATCCCTTGCAAACATTGATAAAG ATGAAACGAGTGGAATGGACAGTGACTTGGAAGAGTACTCGGGGGAGTCCGGAGAACCTCTTGCCAAGCGGGAGAAGTCGGAGCATGAGGTAATCCAGGTGATCCAGGTTGGAGCCCTGGAGGACGGATCCCATCCCGTGGTGGGCGTCGTCCAGCCGAGCGTCCTCCACTCCCTGCCGCAGCCCCAGCAGGACCACACCGAGCACATCCTAACACCCCCCACTGGTACTCCCACCATCCGCCACTGCACAGGCAACACGTACGCCTCCGTTTGA
- the rfx3 gene encoding transcription factor RFX3 isoform X2, with amino-acid sequence MQTPEAGADSTSTVPLQTTVPVQPTGSTQQVPVQQQAQTVQQVQHVYPAQVQYVEENSGVYTNGNMTYSYSEPQLYSQNSGGSYFDTQGSSSQVSTVVTTHGLTNNGGGGTGGMSMGLAGGQVISSSSGGYLMDNAGPHPATQTARASPATIEMAIETLQKSEGLSSQRSSLLNSHLQWLLDNYETAEGVSLPRSTLYNHYLRHCQEQKLDPVNAASFGKLIRSIFMGLRTRRLGTRGNSKYHYYGIRVKPDSPLNRLQEDMQYMALRQQPVQQKQRFKPVQKFDSSSGENYSGGGQHHPGAAEQTVIAQSQHHQQFIDASRALPDFVELDLGQSNTENISSEDVKALQSLYREHCEAILDVVVNLQFSLIEKLWQTFWRYSPPETVEGATVTENSSISEIEARLPRARLLVLCRNEAVLKWMSTCDHLMYQALVEILIPDVLRPIPSALTQAIRNFAKSLEGWLNNAMNAIPQRMIQTKIAVVSAFAQTLRRYTSLNHLAQAARAVLQNTSQINQMLSDLNRVDFANVQEQASWVCQCEETVVQHLEQDFKATLQQQSSLEQWAAWLDNVVTQVLKPYEHRPSFPRAARQFLLKWSFYSSMVIRDLTLRSAASFGSFHLIRLLYDEYMFYLVEHRVAQATGETPIGVMGEFDSLNTLSLANIDKDETSGMDSDLEEYSGESGEPLAKREKSEHEVIQVIQVGALEDGSHPVVGVVQPSVLHSLPQPQQDHTEHILTPPTGTPTIRHCTGNTYASV; translated from the exons ATGCAGACCCCTGAGGCGGGCGCTGACTCCACCTCCACTGTCCCTCTTCAGACCACTGTGCCTGTCCAGCCTACTGGCTCCACCCAGCAGGTGCCTGTCCAGCAGCAG GCCCAGACTGTTCAGCAGGTTCAGCATGTTTACCCAGCACAGGTGCAGTATGTGGAGGAAAACAGTGGCGTCTACACCAACGGCAACAT GACTTACTCGTACTCAGAGCCGCAGCTGTACAGCCAGAACAGTGGAGGGAGCTACTTCGACACGCAGGGGAGCTCGTCGCAGGTGTCCACTGTGGTGACTACCCACGGCCTGACCAAcaatggaggaggaggaaccgGAGGAATGAGCATGGGTCTCGCAGGGGGTCAAGTAATCAGCAGCAGTTCAGGGGGTTACCTGATGGACAATGCTGGACCCCACCCTGCCACGCAGACGGCACGAGCCTCCCCGGCCACT ATTGAAATGGCGATTGAGACGCTCCAAAAATCTGAGGGTTTATCCAGTCAGAGAAGCTCGCTGCTCAACAGCCAT CTCCAGTGGCTGCTGGACAATTATGAGACAGCAGAGGGGGTGAGTCTACCGCGGTCTACCCTCTACAATCATTATCTCCGCCACTGCCAGGAGCAGAAGCTGGACCCCGTTAATGCAGCCTCATTTGGCAAACTAATTCGCTCCATCTTCATGGGACTCCGCACACGGCGCCTTGGAACAAG AGGGAACTCCAAATATCACTACTATGGTATACGTGTGAAACCAGATTCACCGCTAAATAGACTTCAAGAAGACATGCAGTACATGGCTCTGAGGCAGCAGCCTGTTCAGCAGAAACAGAG GTTCAAGCCGGTGCAGAAGTTTGACAGCAGCTCTGGGGAGAATTACTCAGGTGGAGGCCAGCATCATCCTGGTGCAGCAGAGCAGACGGTCATTGCACAGAGCCAGCACCACCAGCAGTTCATAG ATGCATCACGGGCACTCCCTGACTTTGTTGAGCTGGACCTGGGACAGAGCAATACGGAGAACATCAGCTCAGAGGATGTGAAAGCTCTCCAGTCCCTTTACAGAGAGCACTGTGAG GCAATCCTTGATGTAGTTGTCAACCTTCAGTTCAGCCTAATTGAGAAGCTGTGGCAGACATTCTGGCGTTATTCTCCCCCTGAAACAGTAGAGGGCGCCACTGTAACAGAAAACAG CAGCATAAGCGAGATTGAAGCCCGACTCCCTCGAGCACGGCTGCTGGTGCTGTGCAGAAATGAGGCAGTTCTGAAGTGGATGAGCACCTGTGACCATTTAATGTACCAGGCCCTCGTGGAGATCCTTATTCCTGATGTCCTGAGACCCATTCCCA gtgCCTTGACTCAAGCCATTCGCAACTTTGCCAAAAGCCTGGAAGGTTGGCTTAATAATGCCATGAATGCCATTCCGCAGAGAATGATCCAGACCAAG ATTGCCGTTGTTAGTGCCTTTGCGCAAACGTTGCGCAGATATACGTCACTGAACCACCTGGCTCAGGCGGCACGCGCTGTGTTGCAGAACACATCCCAGATCAACCAGATGCTGAGTGATCTGAACCGTGTTGACTTTGCCAACGTACAG GAGCAGGCATCATGGGTGTGCCAGTGTGAGGAGACGGTGGTTCAGCACTTGGAGCAGGACTTCAAGGCcacgctgcagcagcagagctccCTGGAGCAGTGGGCAGCCTGGCTGGATAATGTGGTCACCCAGGTGCTGAAGCCCTATGAGCACAGGCCCAGTTTCCCCAGAGCAGCTCGACAGTTCCTGCTCAAATGGTCCTTCTACAg CTCTATGGTGATCAGGGACCTGACTCTGCGCAGTGCTGCCAGCTTTGGTTCCTTTCACCTGATTCGCCTGCTGTATGATGAGTACATGTTTTACCTGGTGGAACATCGGGTGGCTCAAGCTACCGGAGAGACGCCTATTGGTGTAATGGGCGAG tTTGACAGCCTCAACACCTTATCCCTTGCAAACATTGATAAAG ATGAAACGAGTGGAATGGACAGTGACTTGGAAGAGTACTCGGGGGAGTCCGGAGAACCTCTTGCCAAGCGGGAGAAGTCGGAGCATGAGGTAATCCAGGTGATCCAGGTTGGAGCCCTGGAGGACGGATCCCATCCCGTGGTGGGCGTCGTCCAGCCGAGCGTCCTCCACTCCCTGCCGCAGCCCCAGCAGGACCACACCGAGCACATCCTAACACCCCCCACTGGTACTCCCACCATCCGCCACTGCACAGGCAACACGTACGCCTCCGTTTGA